One window from the genome of Bufo bufo chromosome 4, aBufBuf1.1, whole genome shotgun sequence encodes:
- the POU3F2 gene encoding POU domain, class 3, transcription factor 2 yields MATTASNHYNLLSSSSSIVHAEPGGMQQAAGYRDAQTLVQSDYTLQSNGHPLSHAHQWITALSHGDGAPWSTSPLGQQDIKPTVQPSREELHSAGTLQHQSRGPHLVHPAHGNHHSAGAWRTTTSAHLPSMATTNGQGLIYSQPSFTVNGMINPGSGQGMHHHGLREAHEDHHGDHGIQQQSQQQQQHSQHQGHHDHSDEDTPTSDDLEQFAKQFKQRRIKLGFTQADVGLALGTLYGNVFSQTTICRFEALQLSFKNMCKLKPLLNKWLEEADSSSGSPTSIDKIAAQGRKRKKRTSIEVSVKGALESHFLKCPKPSAQEITSLADSLQLEKEVVRVWFCNRRQKEKRMTPPGGTIPGAEDVYGASRDTPPHLGVQTPVQ; encoded by the coding sequence ATGGCGACCACAGCGTCTAACCACTACAACCTGCTGAGCTCCAGCTCGTCCATCGTGCATGCGGAGCCCGGTGGCATGCAGCAGGCTGCGGGATACAGGGATGCACAGACTCTGGTGCAGAGCGATTACACATTGCAGAGCAATGGGCACCCTCTGAGCCACGCACACCAGTGGATTACGGCTCTGTCTCACGGGGATGGGGCACCCTGGTCCACTAGTCCCCTGGGCCAGCAGGACATTAAACCCACAGTGCAGCCCAGCAGGGAGGAGTTGCACAGCGCAGGGACTTTACAGCACCAGAGCAGAGGTCCTCATCTGGTGCACCCAGCACACGGGAACCACCACAGTGCAGGGGCATGGAGGACCACCACCTCAGCTCATCTGCCCAGCATGGCTACCACCAACGGTCAGGGTCTCATCTACTCCCAGCCGTCTTTCACAGTCAATGGCATGATCAACCCAGGCTCCGGCCAAGGCATGCACCATCACGGGTTGAGGGAAGCCCATGAGGACCACCACGGCGACCATGGCATTCAACAACAGtcccagcagcaacagcagcactcCCAGCACCAGGGTCACCACGACCACTCAGATGAGGATACCCCAACTTCAGACGACCTGGAGCAGTTTGCCAAGCAGTTCAAGCAGAGGAGAATCAAACTAGGATTTACCCAAGCTGACGTTGGACTGGCCCTGGGCACTCTGTATGGCAATGTCTTCTCCCAGACCACCATCTGCAGGTTCGAGGCCCTGCAGCTGAGCTTTAAGAACATGTGCAAGCTCAAGCCTTTGTTGAACAAGTGGCTGGAAGAGGCGGACTCGTCCTCTGGAAGTCCTACCAGTATAGACAAGATAGCAGCTCAGGGCAGGAAAAGGAAAAAGAGGACCTCCATTGAGGTCAGCGTCAAGGGGGCCCTGGAAAGTCATTTCCTCAAGTGTCCCAAGCCATCTGCCCAGGAGATCACATCCCTtgcggacagtctacagctagaaAAGGAGGTGGTCAGAGTTTGGTTTTGTAACAGGAGACAGAAAGAGAAAAGGATGACTCCACCAGGAGGGACTATTCCAGGGGCAGAGGATGTATATGGGGCTAGCAGAGACACACCGCCACACCTTGGGGTGCAGACTCCGGTCCAGTGA